One genomic segment of Streptomyces sp. RKND-216 includes these proteins:
- a CDS encoding ribbon-helix-helix protein, CopG family produces MTLKRTMVYAEADDLAAIKAAAAREGRSEAEIIREALHLAALRVRRRERPLGLRRFHSGDPTLADRTDEIVRESMGEDT; encoded by the coding sequence ATGACTCTCAAACGAACCATGGTCTACGCCGAAGCGGACGATCTGGCAGCTATCAAGGCCGCTGCGGCCCGGGAAGGCAGGAGCGAGGCGGAGATCATCCGGGAAGCCCTCCACCTGGCGGCACTCCGGGTCCGGCGCCGAGAGCGCCCCCTGGGACTGCGACGCTTCCACAGCGGAGACCCGACACTGGCAGACCGCACGGACGAGATCGTCAGGGAGTCCATGGGCGAGGACACGTGA
- a CDS encoding SapB/AmfS family lanthipeptide — MSLLDLQTMETPKDEAIGDLETGGGSRASLLLCGDSSLSLTTCN; from the coding sequence ATGTCCCTTCTCGACCTGCAGACCATGGAGACGCCCAAGGACGAGGCCATCGGCGACCTCGAGACCGGTGGCGGCAGCCGCGCCAGCCTCCTGCTCTGCGGTGACAGCAGCCTGAGCCTGACCACCTGCAACTGA
- a CDS encoding DUF6400 family protein, whose product MSQDHGPRKAEKAENADHHIFALDLTAHEAQRRAEVMAALGDTWDPVEALRGEEEAYAALYSGLDEDQQRTYDMLLASGVLPSREPGRAAD is encoded by the coding sequence ATGAGCCAGGACCACGGCCCGCGGAAGGCCGAGAAGGCCGAGAACGCCGACCACCACATATTCGCGCTGGACCTGACCGCGCACGAGGCGCAGCGCCGGGCCGAGGTGATGGCGGCGCTCGGTGACACCTGGGACCCGGTGGAGGCGCTGCGCGGCGAGGAAGAGGCGTACGCGGCCCTCTACTCCGGCCTGGACGAGGACCAGCAGCGCACGTACGACATGCTGCTGGCGTCCGGTGTGCTGCCGTCGCGGGAGCCGGGCCGTGCTGCCGATTGA
- a CDS encoding ABC transporter ATP-binding protein, whose product MSTDTETRARDEAEGARTTPGDPAGPPAEAPLGTGAAANDLPGRGAWRRVAPQARTFLRRRLRPLVRLGAWSLLESGQTFLGGYGVARAMDDGFLAGRTGVGLAWLAVGALAVLVGGLATRGVFRHLADLVEPLRDGLVRRVVARTLHVAVGAPARVDTTAVSRLTSQTEIARDGFAGLVLVTRSFVFTALGALVGLAALAPLLLLVVLPPLALGMALFTWTLAPTAVRQRQFLDADEAVSGRFGAAAAGLRDVTACGAEERIAREADVLIEDGRRASTALARWAAARNLALGVAGQLPVMLLLVCTPWLLDAGVTAGELLGALTFLTQSLLPALHTLINALGTAGTRLLVVLDRLTFTGDRHPSGGDRRPSGASGAPAAPPAKPVPTPNTHSPDPGPGPHVALRGVTFAYGPNARPVLQDLELDVEPGRFLAVVGPSGIGKSTLTGLVAGLLEPARGTVHVDGVPVRPPRGPEASGERVLIPQQAYVFGGSLRDNLTYLCPDGSLSHDAAVRRSAEAVGLGALVEQLGGYDGEVDPAALSQGERQLIALARAHLSPAPLVLLDEATCHLDPVAEARAERAFAERPGTVIVVAHRISSALRADRVLVLDGDRALCGTHDDLLARSPLYAELVGHWHPARP is encoded by the coding sequence ATGAGTACCGACACGGAGACCAGGGCGCGCGACGAGGCCGAGGGCGCACGGACGACGCCCGGCGACCCGGCGGGCCCGCCGGCCGAAGCGCCCCTCGGCACGGGTGCCGCGGCCAACGACCTTCCGGGGCGGGGCGCGTGGCGGCGGGTCGCTCCGCAGGCGCGGACGTTCCTGCGGCGACGGCTGCGCCCGCTGGTGCGGCTCGGCGCGTGGTCGCTGCTGGAGTCCGGGCAGACGTTCCTCGGCGGGTACGGCGTGGCCCGCGCCATGGACGACGGCTTCCTCGCCGGCCGCACCGGTGTCGGCCTGGCCTGGCTCGCGGTCGGCGCACTGGCCGTGCTGGTCGGCGGTCTCGCCACCCGCGGCGTCTTCCGCCACCTGGCCGACCTGGTCGAGCCGTTGCGCGACGGCCTGGTGCGACGCGTGGTCGCCCGTACGCTGCACGTCGCCGTCGGCGCGCCCGCCCGGGTGGACACCACCGCGGTCTCCCGGCTCACCAGTCAGACAGAGATCGCCCGCGACGGCTTCGCCGGACTCGTCCTCGTCACCCGGTCGTTCGTCTTCACCGCGCTGGGCGCGCTGGTCGGCCTGGCCGCGCTCGCGCCGCTGCTGCTCCTCGTCGTGCTGCCGCCGCTGGCCCTGGGCATGGCGCTGTTCACCTGGACGCTCGCGCCGACCGCCGTACGCCAGCGGCAGTTCCTCGACGCGGACGAGGCGGTGTCCGGCCGCTTCGGGGCCGCGGCGGCGGGCCTGCGCGACGTCACCGCGTGCGGCGCGGAGGAGCGGATCGCGCGGGAGGCGGACGTGCTGATCGAGGACGGGCGGCGGGCGAGTACCGCCCTCGCCCGCTGGGCCGCCGCCCGCAACCTCGCCCTGGGCGTCGCCGGGCAACTCCCCGTAATGCTGCTGCTGGTGTGCACGCCGTGGCTGCTCGACGCGGGCGTCACCGCGGGCGAGCTGCTGGGGGCGCTCACGTTCCTCACCCAGTCGCTGCTTCCGGCACTCCACACGCTGATCAACGCGCTGGGGACGGCCGGTACGCGGCTGCTCGTCGTCCTCGACCGGCTCACCTTCACCGGAGACCGGCATCCGTCGGGCGGAGACCGGCGCCCCTCCGGCGCGTCGGGGGCACCGGCCGCGCCGCCCGCGAAGCCCGTGCCCACCCCCAACACGCACTCCCCCGACCCCGGCCCCGGCCCTCACGTCGCCCTGCGCGGGGTGACGTTCGCGTACGGGCCGAACGCGCGCCCCGTGCTCCAGGACCTCGAACTGGACGTGGAGCCGGGCCGGTTCCTCGCCGTCGTCGGACCGAGCGGCATCGGCAAGTCGACGCTCACCGGCCTGGTGGCCGGCCTGCTGGAGCCCGCGCGGGGAACGGTGCACGTGGACGGCGTGCCCGTGCGGCCCCCGCGCGGCCCGGAGGCATCGGGCGAACGGGTGCTGATCCCGCAGCAGGCGTACGTGTTCGGCGGTTCGCTGCGCGACAACCTCACCTACCTGTGCCCGGACGGCTCACTCAGCCACGACGCCGCCGTGCGGCGGTCCGCCGAGGCGGTCGGGCTCGGTGCACTGGTGGAGCAACTCGGCGGGTACGACGGGGAGGTCGATCCGGCGGCGCTGTCGCAGGGCGAGCGGCAGCTGATCGCGCTGGCGCGGGCGCACCTGTCACCCGCACCGCTGGTGCTGCTGGACGAGGCGACGTGCCACCTCGACCCCGTCGCCGAGGCCCGCGCGGAGCGGGCGTTCGCCGAGCGGCCGGGGACCGTGATCGTGGTGGCCCACCGCATCAGCTCCGCCCTGCGCGCGGACCGCGTGCTCGTCCTCGACGGAGACCGCGCGCTGTGCGGCACGCACGACGACCTGCTCGCCCGCTCCCCGCTCTACGCCGAACTCGTCGGCCACTGGCATCCGGCCCGGCCCTGA
- the lanKC gene encoding class III lanthionine synthetase LanKC — protein MSKGYAVFCDADRRFYDAPHRVTAGRAAAGELYAAAHRPAPEGWQRHRSGDWLAYRPLETTLPAQGWKIHVSACLDNAESVLERVWDYCVARSTAFKFVPSRYLLHNRNAKYADRGASGKFMTVYPLDDADCERIAGDLAALLDGEPGPYILSDLRWGAGPVHLRYGGFTERNAYDDDGNLCPAIEEPGGRLVPDRRGPAFHLPEWLDLPDFLRPHLDARSAATFEGVPYRVERALHFSNGGGVYAGRDTRTDEEVVLKEARPHAGLAADGADAVQRLERERDALVRLSGVPQTPEVRDHFTVGDHHFLVLEYLPGKPLNTFFARRHPLIEPDPSAETLAEYTDWALRIYGLVEQAVDAVHARGVVFNDLHLFNIMVSEDESSVALLDFEAATSGADGRRQVIANPGFVAPADRRGFAVDRYALACLRLALFLPLTSLLALDRGKAAHLAQIAADHFPVPRAFLDEAVAEITRGTEPAADTGSGGSGRRSGSGTGSGSSGTYLPVQPADWPRSRDSMIRALLASATPDREDRYFPGDIAQFATPSGGATFGYGTAGVLHALAETGADRAPDAEEWLLRRMKEPASGTPLGFYDGLTGIGWVLHRLGHTDEALDLAAVAAGHDWRVLGSDLHSGLAGVGLALDSLAAGTGDAGLTDAAARCTALLADRAAGRTATPGASRGDGTPRAGLLRGRTGEALFFVRRYERTGDPALLDLAADALRADLDQCVRSVSGALAVNEGWRTMPYLGAGSVGIGMVLDDYLAHRDDARFADARREIVRAAQAKFYAQPGLFRGAAGMVLYLARTTADGPGTDAADLRRQIDALSWTAMPYRDELAFPGEQMMRLSMDLSTGTAGCLLALSSAYGAPHRDEEGHGRTTASLPFLPPLKRRPQNPVP, from the coding sequence ATGAGCAAGGGCTACGCCGTCTTCTGCGACGCAGACCGACGGTTCTACGACGCACCGCACCGTGTCACCGCCGGCCGTGCGGCCGCCGGTGAGCTGTACGCGGCGGCGCACCGTCCCGCTCCCGAGGGCTGGCAGCGGCACCGGTCCGGCGACTGGCTCGCCTACCGTCCGCTGGAGACGACGCTGCCGGCGCAGGGCTGGAAGATCCACGTCTCCGCCTGCCTGGACAACGCGGAAAGCGTCCTGGAGCGGGTGTGGGACTACTGCGTGGCGCGGTCGACGGCGTTCAAGTTCGTGCCCAGCCGCTACCTGCTGCACAACCGGAACGCCAAGTACGCCGACCGGGGCGCGAGCGGCAAGTTCATGACGGTCTACCCGCTGGACGACGCCGACTGCGAGCGGATCGCCGGCGACCTGGCCGCACTGCTGGACGGCGAACCCGGGCCGTACATCCTCAGCGACCTGCGCTGGGGTGCCGGGCCGGTGCACCTGCGGTACGGCGGCTTCACCGAGCGGAACGCCTACGACGACGACGGGAACCTCTGCCCGGCGATCGAGGAACCCGGCGGGCGGCTGGTCCCGGACCGGCGCGGGCCGGCCTTCCACCTGCCCGAGTGGCTGGACCTGCCGGACTTCCTGCGGCCGCACCTGGACGCACGGTCCGCCGCGACGTTCGAGGGCGTGCCGTACCGGGTCGAGCGGGCGCTGCACTTCTCCAACGGCGGCGGGGTGTACGCCGGGCGCGACACCCGCACCGACGAGGAGGTCGTGCTCAAAGAGGCACGCCCGCACGCCGGGCTGGCCGCGGACGGCGCGGACGCCGTGCAGCGGCTGGAACGCGAACGTGACGCGCTGGTACGCCTGTCCGGTGTGCCGCAGACCCCGGAGGTGCGCGACCACTTCACGGTCGGAGACCACCACTTCCTGGTGCTGGAGTACCTGCCGGGCAAGCCGCTGAACACCTTCTTCGCCCGCCGCCATCCGCTGATCGAGCCGGACCCGAGCGCCGAGACGCTCGCGGAGTACACCGACTGGGCGCTGCGCATCTACGGGCTGGTGGAGCAGGCCGTCGACGCGGTGCACGCGCGGGGCGTGGTCTTCAACGACCTGCATCTGTTCAACATCATGGTGTCCGAGGACGAGTCGTCGGTGGCGCTGCTGGACTTCGAGGCCGCCACCTCCGGCGCGGACGGACGCCGCCAGGTCATCGCGAACCCCGGGTTCGTGGCACCGGCCGACCGGCGGGGGTTCGCGGTCGACCGGTACGCACTGGCCTGCCTCAGACTGGCCCTGTTCCTGCCGCTGACCAGCTTGTTGGCGCTCGATCGGGGCAAGGCGGCGCATCTCGCGCAGATCGCCGCCGACCACTTCCCGGTGCCGCGCGCGTTCCTCGACGAGGCCGTCGCGGAGATCACCCGGGGTACGGAACCGGCCGCGGACACCGGCTCAGGCGGAAGCGGAAGAAGAAGCGGAAGCGGAACGGGCAGCGGAAGCTCCGGGACGTATCTGCCGGTGCAGCCGGCGGACTGGCCGCGCAGCCGCGACTCGATGATCCGCGCCCTGCTCGCCTCGGCCACACCGGACCGTGAGGACCGCTACTTCCCGGGCGACATCGCCCAGTTCGCCACCCCTTCCGGCGGCGCCACCTTCGGCTACGGCACGGCGGGCGTCCTGCACGCGCTCGCCGAGACCGGCGCCGACCGCGCGCCCGACGCGGAGGAATGGCTGCTGCGCCGGATGAAGGAGCCCGCCTCCGGCACCCCGCTCGGCTTCTACGACGGCCTCACCGGCATCGGCTGGGTCCTGCACCGCCTGGGCCACACCGACGAGGCCCTCGACCTGGCAGCCGTCGCCGCCGGGCACGACTGGCGGGTGCTGGGCTCCGACCTGCACAGCGGGCTGGCCGGCGTCGGACTCGCCCTCGACTCCCTCGCCGCCGGCACCGGCGACGCCGGACTCACGGACGCGGCCGCACGCTGCACCGCCCTGCTCGCCGACCGCGCCGCCGGACGCACGGCCACACCGGGTGCGTCACGCGGCGACGGCACCCCGCGCGCCGGGCTGCTGCGCGGCCGCACCGGAGAGGCGCTGTTCTTCGTGCGCCGCTACGAACGGACCGGCGACCCCGCGCTGCTCGACCTCGCCGCTGACGCGCTGCGGGCCGACCTGGACCAGTGCGTGCGCAGCGTCAGCGGGGCGCTCGCCGTCAACGAGGGCTGGCGCACCATGCCGTACCTCGGCGCCGGCAGCGTGGGCATCGGCATGGTGCTGGACGACTACCTGGCGCACCGCGACGACGCACGCTTCGCCGACGCACGGCGGGAGATCGTCCGCGCGGCGCAGGCGAAGTTCTACGCGCAGCCCGGCCTGTTCCGGGGGGCCGCGGGCATGGTGCTGTACCTGGCGCGGACCACCGCCGACGGGCCCGGCACCGACGCGGCGGACCTGCGGCGGCAGATCGACGCGCTGTCCTGGACCGCCATGCCCTACCGGGACGAACTCGCCTTCCCCGGCGAGCAGATGATGCGCCTCTCGATGGACCTGAGCACCGGCACCGCCGGCTGCCTGCTGGCGCTGAGCAGCGCGTACGGCGCCCCCCACCGGGACGAGGAGGGGCACGGTCGCACGACCGCGAGCCTCCCGTTCCTCCCGCCGCTGAAGCGGCGGCCTCAGAACCCGGTCCCGTGA
- a CDS encoding ABC transporter ATP-binding protein, with amino-acid sequence MAAPTRETVPSRLSRGRDAQDRPRAVGPVRLLWQAAAASRTGTGVLLTLELAESAVALTLPAVLGHTLDRLLAGERPVTLLALCGVLIAAEMLLAAAGALLTGVLGARGTAWLRSRTFTHLLAVGPRGAARFTPGDLVTRLGANATDAGTAPAAGAAAVATLVTPVGGLIALAVVDLWLAAVFLAGVPLLVLLLRAFARSSSESVGRYQETQGRIAATLVETLGGAATVAAAGTVGREQARVLRPLAELGAHGRRMWHVYGRAMVGSGILAPLLTTAVLATGGLRLAADAVSVGDLLAAARYCALAAGIGAFAGRLDALVRGRAAATRLTDVLAVPGVPHGRRRLPPTPGERPEQGRAPGRLELRDVALTRDGRTILDGVDLVVPGGTTMAVVGRSGSGKSLLAAVAGRLEDPERGEVLLDGVPLRDLGAEELRAEVGYAFERPALFGTTVGDAVGFGPHPPPRDEVRAAARAAGADGFVRRLPDGYDTAVATAPLSGGELQRLGLARAFAHAGRLLVLDDATSSLDSVTEMQVGRALAHEVRPGTRLLVAHRVSSAARADAVAWLDAGSIRAVGRHADLWHDPVYRAVFAADGPSGAAPVDNGPADTAPPKTGPAETGPAETRAAETGAEPSAPASREAPGTPAESGPAGQSGETR; translated from the coding sequence ATGGCCGCGCCGACGCGTGAGACCGTCCCTTCGCGCCTGTCACGCGGACGGGACGCGCAGGACAGGCCGCGAGCCGTCGGCCCCGTCCGGCTGCTGTGGCAGGCCGCCGCCGCGAGCAGGACCGGCACCGGCGTCCTACTCACGCTCGAACTCGCCGAGTCCGCCGTCGCCCTGACGCTGCCGGCCGTCCTCGGCCACACGCTGGACCGGCTGCTCGCCGGAGAACGGCCGGTCACCCTGCTCGCGCTCTGCGGGGTCCTGATCGCCGCCGAGATGCTGCTCGCCGCGGCGGGAGCGCTGCTCACCGGCGTGCTCGGCGCACGCGGCACCGCGTGGCTGCGAAGCCGCACGTTCACCCACCTGCTGGCCGTCGGGCCGCGCGGCGCCGCCCGGTTCACCCCCGGCGACCTGGTCACCCGCCTCGGCGCCAACGCCACCGACGCGGGCACCGCCCCGGCCGCCGGAGCTGCGGCAGTGGCGACCCTCGTCACGCCCGTCGGTGGACTCATCGCCCTCGCCGTCGTCGACCTCTGGCTGGCCGCCGTCTTCCTCGCGGGTGTACCGCTGCTCGTGCTGCTGCTCCGCGCCTTCGCCCGCAGCTCCTCCGAGAGCGTCGGGCGCTACCAGGAGACGCAGGGCCGGATCGCCGCGACGCTGGTCGAGACGCTGGGCGGCGCCGCGACCGTCGCAGCCGCCGGCACCGTCGGCCGTGAACAGGCGCGGGTGCTGCGTCCCCTGGCCGAACTCGGCGCCCACGGGCGGCGGATGTGGCACGTGTACGGGCGGGCCATGGTCGGCAGCGGCATCCTCGCGCCGCTGCTCACCACGGCGGTCCTCGCGACCGGCGGGCTGCGGCTGGCGGCGGACGCGGTCAGCGTCGGCGACCTGCTCGCCGCCGCGCGGTACTGCGCACTCGCCGCGGGCATCGGGGCGTTCGCCGGACGTCTGGACGCGCTGGTGCGCGGCCGCGCCGCCGCGACCCGCCTCACCGACGTGCTGGCCGTACCGGGGGTGCCGCACGGGAGGCGGCGGCTGCCGCCGACGCCCGGCGAGAGGCCGGAGCAGGGGCGTGCGCCGGGGAGGCTGGAGCTGCGGGACGTGGCGCTGACCCGGGACGGCCGGACGATCCTGGACGGCGTCGACCTGGTCGTGCCCGGGGGGACGACCATGGCCGTCGTCGGCCGGTCGGGCTCCGGCAAGTCGCTGCTCGCGGCCGTCGCCGGACGGCTGGAGGACCCGGAACGCGGCGAAGTGCTGCTGGACGGCGTGCCACTGCGCGACCTCGGCGCGGAGGAGCTGCGCGCGGAGGTGGGGTACGCGTTCGAGCGGCCTGCGCTCTTCGGGACGACGGTCGGCGACGCGGTCGGCTTCGGTCCCCACCCGCCGCCTCGCGACGAGGTCAGGGCTGCGGCACGTGCGGCGGGCGCCGACGGCTTCGTGCGGCGCCTCCCCGACGGGTACGACACGGCCGTGGCGACGGCGCCACTGTCCGGCGGCGAGCTGCAACGCCTGGGCCTGGCGCGGGCGTTCGCGCACGCCGGCCGCCTACTGGTACTGGACGACGCGACGTCCAGCCTGGACAGCGTCACCGAGATGCAGGTCGGCCGCGCCCTCGCGCACGAAGTCCGGCCCGGGACACGGCTGCTGGTCGCCCACCGCGTCTCCTCCGCAGCCCGTGCGGACGCCGTCGCCTGGCTCGACGCCGGAAGCATCCGGGCGGTCGGCCGCCACGCAGACCTGTGGCACGACCCGGTCTACCGCGCGGTCTTCGCCGCGGACGGCCCTTCCGGCGCCGCACCGGTCGACAACGGCCCCGCCGACACCGCGCCACCGAAGACCGGACCTGCGGAGACCGGGCCTGCGGAGACCCGTGCCGCGGAGACCGGTGCCGAGCCCTCGGCCCCCGCCTCGAGGGAGGCGCCGGGAACCCCGGCCGAGTCCGGCCCCGCCGGACAGAGCGGAGAGACGCGATGA
- a CDS encoding PIN domain-containing protein, whose protein sequence is MIVIADTSATLAAFDTAHPLSDQAFSVLEQAGLVVFSPLVLAELDHVGRRVLGTRHAREMIEDITGAAERGDFAIAHVETSHLVRAHRVRATYESLKLDLADAVNVALAEEYETDTILTLDRRDFRAVLPLTEHGCFRVLPDDL, encoded by the coding sequence GTGATCGTCATCGCCGACACATCCGCCACGCTGGCAGCGTTCGACACCGCTCACCCTCTCAGCGATCAGGCGTTCTCCGTCCTCGAGCAAGCCGGACTCGTCGTATTCTCACCGCTGGTGCTCGCGGAACTCGACCACGTCGGGCGTCGCGTACTGGGAACACGGCATGCCCGGGAGATGATCGAGGACATCACGGGCGCGGCGGAGCGGGGAGACTTCGCGATCGCTCACGTGGAGACCAGCCACCTGGTACGGGCACATCGCGTCCGGGCGACGTACGAGTCTCTGAAACTCGACCTGGCCGATGCGGTGAACGTCGCCCTGGCCGAGGAATACGAGACCGACACGATCCTCACGCTGGATCGCCGGGACTTCCGCGCCGTTCTGCCGCTTACCGAGCACGGCTGCTTCCGCGTACTGCCCGACGACCTCTGA
- a CDS encoding response regulator transcription factor, whose translation MLVLHESHLMRSALTSLLGAERDFDVASASWNDSAQGLTSADPRVCLADAECSGVDRLTPGGTLAGQVGGPERGLVVLAHPDRPGMLRRAFAARAQGYVSKHALPQRLVDAIRRVSRGERFVDESLAFSFLEAAEMPLTPRELSVLEIAASGESVAGTAARLHLSQGTVRNYVAAAVRKTGARNKVDAIRIAQTAGWL comes from the coding sequence GTGCTGGTGCTGCACGAATCGCACCTCATGAGGTCGGCTCTCACGTCCCTCCTGGGGGCGGAACGCGACTTCGACGTCGCCTCGGCCTCGTGGAACGACTCGGCGCAGGGCCTCACGTCGGCCGACCCGCGGGTGTGCCTGGCGGACGCGGAGTGTTCCGGTGTGGACCGGCTGACGCCGGGCGGCACTCTCGCCGGGCAGGTGGGCGGCCCGGAGCGGGGGCTCGTGGTGCTCGCGCACCCGGACCGGCCCGGCATGCTGCGCCGCGCCTTCGCCGCCCGCGCCCAGGGATACGTCAGCAAGCACGCTCTCCCGCAGCGCTTAGTCGACGCCATCCGTCGGGTCTCCCGGGGCGAGCGATTCGTGGACGAGTCGCTCGCCTTCTCATTTCTGGAGGCGGCCGAGATGCCGTTGACGCCGCGTGAGCTGAGCGTGCTGGAGATCGCGGCGAGCGGAGAGTCCGTCGCGGGCACCGCCGCGCGCCTGCACCTCTCGCAGGGCACGGTGCGCAACTACGTGGCGGCGGCGGTCCGCAAGACAGGGGCGCGCAACAAGGTCGACGCCATCCGAATCGCGCAGACCGCGGGCTGGCTCTGA
- a CDS encoding ATP-binding protein has translation MNTEIHVLDHRPHLLEPSHYYRMRLTPGAHSARHVRRIVRAYLTAWGMAPAAEVAELGVTELLANVVKHVPDTVCTIMLRRRAGGVRVEVHDADPALPTRREAGALDEDGRGLELLDLLTDAWDAERTGPSSKVVWFDLNA, from the coding sequence ATGAACACCGAAATCCACGTGCTGGATCACCGGCCGCACCTGCTGGAGCCGTCGCACTACTACCGGATGCGGCTGACGCCCGGCGCTCACAGCGCGCGGCACGTGCGGCGCATCGTGCGCGCCTACCTCACAGCGTGGGGGATGGCGCCGGCGGCCGAGGTCGCCGAGCTGGGGGTGACCGAGCTGCTGGCGAACGTGGTGAAGCACGTGCCGGACACGGTCTGCACCATCATGCTGCGACGGCGCGCGGGCGGCGTGCGGGTGGAGGTGCACGACGCGGACCCGGCGCTGCCGACACGGCGGGAGGCGGGCGCACTGGACGAGGACGGGCGCGGCCTGGAACTGCTCGACCTGCTGACCGACGCCTGGGACGCGGAACGCACCGGCCCCTCCTCCAAGGTCGTCTGGTTCGACCTGAACGCATGA